A genomic window from Bubalus bubalis isolate 160015118507 breed Murrah chromosome 11, NDDB_SH_1, whole genome shotgun sequence includes:
- the RNASE6 gene encoding ribonuclease K6 produces MGPHLLGRSSLLLLLLGMWWSVRPLCAVPKGLTKARWFEIQHIQPRLLQCNKAMSGVNNYTQHCKPENTFLHNVFQDVTAVCDMPNIICKNGQHNCHQSPKPVNLTQCNFIAGRYPDCRYHDAAQYKFFIVACDPPQKTDPPYHLVPVHLDKVV; encoded by the coding sequence ATGGGACCACATCTTCTGGGACGTTCTTCCCTCCTCTTATTGCTGCTGGGAATGTGGTGGTCAGTGCGTCCACTTTGTGCTGTGCCAAAAGGTCTCACCAAGGCTCGCTGGTTTGAAATTCAGCACATACAGCCAAGGCTTCTCCAATGCAACAAGGCAATGAGTGGTGTCAATAACTACACTCAGCACTGTAAACCTGAAAACACCTTTCTGCACAACGTCTTCCAGGATGTGACTGCTGTCTGTGATATGCCCAACATCATCTGTAAGAATGGCCAGCACAACTGTCACCAGAGTCCAAAGCCTGTCAACCTGACTCAGTGCAATTTCATCGCGGGAAGGTACCCTGACTGCCGCTACCATGACGCCGCCCAATACAAGTTCTTCATTGTTGCCTGTGACCCCCCTCAGAAGACCGACCCCCCTTATCATTTGGTTCCTGTACACTTAGATAAGGTTGTTTAA